The genomic interval TTCATTTTTACCCCCAAACGGACGTTATTGCAGAGGGACATTACCATCAGAATGTCGATTTTATGGTCTCTGGCGTGCATTATGTAAATTTTTCCTCTTTTGCGTGCGATCAAAGTTACTTTAGTGTACAATCTTCCTCAGAGACAGAATTTGCGCAAAAGCAACTAAGGGGCTGCAATGGCTAAAGAGAGTATTTTGAAAGTAGGCTCTAATGAAATGGAGCTGGTGGACTTCCGTATTTTTAAAAAGGAAGAAAACGGGGTGTATGAGGGAATTTACGGTGTGAACGTTGCGAAAGTGCGCGAGATCATCAAAATTCCTAATTTAACAGAACTTCCAGGCGTTCCTGATTATATCGAGGGAATTTTTGACCTTCGTGGCATCGTAATTCCTGTGGTAAATCTTGCAAAATGGATGAACATTAAAGAGCCGGATGATGGATCGATTAAACCTCGTATTATCATTACGGAGTTTAGCGACATTTTGATCGGTTTTGTGGTGCATGAAGCCAAACGCATTCGTCGTATCAGCTGGAAAGATATTGAGCCAGCATCGTTTGTTGCGGGCATGGGCTCACTGGATAAGAGTCAGATTACAGGTGTAACGCGTATTGAAAATGACGATGTACTTTTGATCTTAGATCTTGAGAGCGTGGTTCAAGCACTGGGCATTTACCAACCGAAAATGGATATTAATGATGACCAAATTCTTAAAGTAGAAGGCACCGCACTCATTTTGGATGACAGTATGACGGCTCGAAAGCTTGTCAGCGATGCGCTTAAAAAGATGGGCATGCGTGTGGTTGAAGCCAAAGATGGAATGGAAGGGATGCAAAGACTCAATGAGCTTTACGCAACCTACGGTGATCGTTTAACCGATGAGGTCAAAATTATTATCAGCGATGTCGAGATGCCTCAAATGGATGGATTTCACTTTGCAGCCAATGTGAAAGAGGATGCCAGATTTAAAAACATTCCGATCGTTTTTAACTCTTCAATTAGCGATCATTTTAGCGAGATCAGGGGCAAAGAGGCGGGCGGTGAAGCCTACTTAACGAAGTTTGATGCAGGAATTTTCTACAAGGAAGTCTCAAAAGTCATCAAATCACACGTGAAAACAGCACAATAGGGGTAGAACGATGGAAGATATTCAAGAAATTTTAGAAGATTTTTTGGTTGAAGCGTTCGAACTTATTGAACAACTTGATCAAAACTTAGTGGAGCTTGAGTCCAATCCCGATGATTTGGAACTGCTCAACAGTATTTTTAGGGTCGCACATACGATTAAAGGATCATCATCCTTTTTAAATTTTGACATTCTAACAGGTCTCACACACCACATGGAAGATGTTTTAAATAAAGCACGCCATGGTGATTTGAAACTCACACCTGAGGTTATGGATGTGGTTTTGGAGTCTATTGATTTGATGAAAAGCTTGCTTCATGCCATTCGTGACAGTGGAAATGACACTTCAGCGGGTATTGATATTACGGATATTTGCCGTCGTTTGGACATCATCTCTAATGGTGAATCTGCCGCCAATGTTGTCGTAACACCAGCGGAAGTGGATGAGTCTCCAACCCCTACGTATGAAGAGGATGATAACACAGACTACTCC from Sulfurospirillum multivorans DSM 12446 carries:
- a CDS encoding chemotaxis protein, whose protein sequence is MAKESILKVGSNEMELVDFRIFKKEENGVYEGIYGVNVAKVREIIKIPNLTELPGVPDYIEGIFDLRGIVIPVVNLAKWMNIKEPDDGSIKPRIIITEFSDILIGFVVHEAKRIRRISWKDIEPASFVAGMGSLDKSQITGVTRIENDDVLLILDLESVVQALGIYQPKMDINDDQILKVEGTALILDDSMTARKLVSDALKKMGMRVVEAKDGMEGMQRLNELYATYGDRLTDEVKIIISDVEMPQMDGFHFAANVKEDARFKNIPIVFNSSISDHFSEIRGKEAGGEAYLTKFDAGIFYKEVSKVIKSHVKTAQ